A window of the Haloarcula litorea genome harbors these coding sequences:
- a CDS encoding L-threonylcarbamoyladenylate synthase produces MSGDRVDRTAIEAAAPAAREGELVVYPTETVYGLGADATDPHAVEGVFAAKGRDRDKPVSLAVADVDAALEYTEPTEREERFMREFLPGPVTVVVERGDEVPDVLTAGASGVGVRVPDCEVARRLLAETPPLTATSANVSGQPSARTVDALDEIRERAAVVLDAGETPGGTGSTVVDVAAGTIHRRGAAVDAVERWLDESA; encoded by the coding sequence GTGAGCGGGGACCGCGTCGACCGGACGGCGATCGAGGCGGCGGCCCCGGCCGCCCGAGAGGGCGAACTGGTCGTCTACCCGACCGAGACGGTGTACGGGCTGGGCGCGGACGCCACCGACCCCCACGCCGTCGAGGGGGTGTTCGCGGCGAAGGGCCGGGACCGGGACAAGCCGGTCTCGCTGGCGGTGGCGGACGTCGACGCCGCACTGGAGTACACCGAACCCACCGAGCGCGAGGAGCGGTTCATGCGCGAGTTCCTCCCCGGCCCCGTGACGGTGGTCGTCGAGCGCGGCGACGAGGTTCCGGACGTCCTGACCGCCGGCGCGTCCGGGGTCGGGGTCCGGGTCCCCGACTGCGAGGTGGCGCGGCGGCTGCTCGCCGAGACGCCGCCGCTGACCGCGACGAGCGCGAACGTCTCCGGCCAGCCCAGCGCCCGTACCGTCGACGCGCTGGACGAGATCCGCGAGCGGGCGGCGGTCGTCCTCGACGCCGGGGAGACGCCGGGCGGAACCGGATCGACGGTCGTCGACGTGGCAGCCGGGACGATCCACCGGCGGGGAGCCGCCGTCGACGCCGTCGAGCGCTGGCTCGACGAGTCGGCGTAG
- a CDS encoding redoxin domain-containing protein has translation MELSFDVVDLGEADHPREGDRAPDFERPLVTDEYWEDVALSELCAESDDPVVLVFHAMDGAFPATYVWNEIRDRGWHEDATVVGLSISTPYAHKDLLEERDIEGDYRLYSDPANGVAEAYGIAMDLDGMTGLAEPRPAVFVLDGDRTVEYAWVGEQWPSFPDYDAVEAQL, from the coding sequence ATGGAGCTGTCGTTCGACGTGGTCGACCTGGGCGAGGCCGACCACCCGCGGGAGGGCGATCGGGCCCCGGACTTCGAGCGGCCGCTGGTCACCGACGAGTACTGGGAGGACGTGGCGCTCTCGGAGCTGTGTGCCGAGAGCGACGACCCCGTGGTGCTCGTCTTCCACGCGATGGACGGCGCGTTCCCCGCCACCTACGTCTGGAACGAGATCCGGGACCGCGGGTGGCACGAGGACGCGACCGTCGTCGGCCTCTCGATCTCGACGCCGTACGCGCACAAGGACCTGCTCGAAGAGCGCGACATCGAGGGGGACTACCGCCTGTACTCCGACCCGGCCAACGGGGTCGCCGAGGCGTACGGGATCGCGATGGACCTCGACGGGATGACCGGCCTCGCCGAGCCGCGGCCGGCCGTGTTCGTACTCGACGGCGACCGGACCGTCGAGTACGCGTGGGTCGGCGAGCAGTGGCCCTCGTTCCCGGACTACGACGCCGTCGAAGCACAGCTGTGA
- a CDS encoding glutathione S-transferase N-terminal domain-containing protein — protein sequence MSEPAITLYRLQACPFCERVVRKLQAYDLDYRSRFVEPMHSERDVVKRLSGKRTVPAIVDENTGVTMSESANIVEYLERTYGPEQGVEA from the coding sequence ATGAGCGAGCCAGCCATCACACTCTACCGGCTGCAGGCCTGTCCGTTCTGCGAGCGCGTCGTCCGCAAGCTCCAGGCGTACGACCTCGACTACCGGTCGCGGTTCGTCGAACCGATGCACTCCGAACGCGACGTGGTCAAGCGACTGTCGGGCAAGCGAACCGTCCCGGCCATCGTCGACGAGAACACCGGCGTCACGATGAGCGAGAGCGCCAACATCGTCGAGTACCTCGAACGGACCTACGGCCCGGAACAGGGGGTGGAGGCCTGA
- a CDS encoding hemolysin family protein has product MALVPETSELSVAALQTVEVVGVAVPQNLVLVGGIVTILILIVLSAFFSSSEIAMFSLPAHRTEALVDDEVPGARTLKALKADPHRLLVTILVGNNLVNIAMSSIATGLLGYYMSRGQAVLAATFGITAIVLLFGESAPKSYAVENTESWALTIAKPLKVAEKALLPLILLFDYLTRIVNKITGGRSAIETSYVTREEIQDIIETGEREGVLDEEEREMLQRTLRFNDTIAKEVMTPRLDMTAVAKSSSVREALETCIQSGHARLPVYEGSLDNVIGVVHIRDLVRDLNYGEAIPEDITLEDLIEPTLHVPESKNVDDLLTEMRKERMHMVIVIDEFGTTEGLVTMEDLTEEIVGEILEGEEEEPIERIDDETVSVKGEVNIEEVNEVLDLDLPEGEEFETIAGFIFNRAGRLVEEGETITFDGVEIRVEQVENTRIMKARVVRLDEDGDDGEPETAAADADAEEAQPE; this is encoded by the coding sequence ATGGCCCTGGTACCCGAGACGTCCGAGCTGTCCGTCGCGGCGCTACAGACCGTCGAGGTCGTCGGCGTCGCGGTCCCCCAGAACCTCGTGTTGGTGGGTGGCATCGTGACCATCCTGATCCTCATCGTGCTCTCGGCCTTTTTCTCCAGCAGCGAGATCGCGATGTTCTCGCTGCCGGCCCACCGGACCGAGGCGCTCGTCGACGACGAGGTCCCCGGCGCTCGGACGCTCAAGGCGCTCAAGGCCGACCCCCACCGCCTGCTCGTCACCATCCTGGTGGGAAACAACCTCGTCAACATCGCGATGTCCTCGATCGCGACGGGGCTGCTGGGCTACTACATGAGCCGCGGGCAGGCAGTGCTCGCGGCGACGTTCGGCATCACCGCGATCGTCCTGCTGTTCGGCGAGAGCGCCCCCAAGAGCTACGCCGTCGAGAACACCGAGTCGTGGGCGCTGACCATCGCCAAGCCCCTGAAGGTCGCCGAGAAGGCGCTGTTGCCGCTGATCCTCCTGTTCGACTACCTCACCCGCATCGTCAACAAGATCACCGGCGGGCGCTCGGCGATCGAGACGTCCTACGTCACCCGCGAGGAGATCCAGGACATCATCGAGACGGGCGAACGCGAGGGGGTCTTAGACGAGGAGGAACGCGAGATGCTCCAGCGGACCCTGCGGTTCAACGACACCATCGCCAAGGAGGTGATGACGCCGCGACTGGACATGACCGCCGTCGCGAAGTCCTCCTCGGTCCGGGAGGCCCTGGAGACGTGTATCCAGAGCGGCCACGCTCGCCTGCCGGTCTACGAGGGCAGCCTGGACAACGTCATCGGGGTCGTCCACATCCGCGACCTGGTGCGGGACCTCAACTACGGCGAGGCCATCCCCGAGGACATCACCTTAGAGGACCTCATCGAACCCACCCTGCACGTCCCCGAGTCGAAGAACGTCGACGACCTGCTGACCGAGATGCGCAAAGAGCGGATGCATATGGTCATCGTCATCGACGAGTTCGGGACCACCGAGGGGCTCGTGACGATGGAGGACCTCACCGAGGAGATCGTCGGCGAGATCCTCGAGGGCGAGGAGGAGGAACCCATCGAGCGCATCGACGACGAGACCGTCTCGGTCAAGGGCGAGGTCAACATCGAGGAGGTCAACGAGGTGCTCGATCTGGACCTCCCGGAGGGCGAGGAGTTCGAGACCATCGCCGGCTTCATCTTCAACCGCGCCGGCCGCCTCGTCGAGGAGGGCGAGACGATCACCTTCGACGGGGTCGAGATCCGCGTCGAGCAGGTCGAGAACACCCGCATCATGAAGGCTCGGGTCGTCCGGCTCGACGAGGACGGGGACGACGGCGAGCCCGAGACGGCCGCCGCGGACGCCGACGCCGAAGAGGCCCAGCCAGAGTAG
- a CDS encoding inorganic phosphate transporter: MVATSVLVTLVVASAASLFMAWTIGAGSSGSTPFAPAVGANAISVMRAGFFVGILGLAGAVLQGANVTETVGSGLVLFPDGGGLSATAAIIALVMAAVLVAVGIFTGYPIATAFTVTGAVVGVGLAMGGQPATAQYVEILALWVAVPFVGGGIAFATAWSLRHESVDEAVLVPLLAGVVAAILANVKFVLLAPGDEQASLARAVADAAGTPVLTTTVAVTAVFALTGTALLYRDVRADEDAGQRHFLLVLGGLVAFSAGGSQVGLALGPLLPLLDTGPAAGVPLVGVLLFGGIGLLVGSWTGAPRMIKALAQDYSSLGPRRSIAALIPSFVIAQTAVFFGIPVSFNEIIVSAIVGSGAAAGDGEVSRGKMGKTVLAWVGSLALAFAVSYGAFVAVAALR; encoded by the coding sequence ATGGTAGCGACGAGCGTGCTGGTGACGCTGGTGGTGGCGTCCGCGGCGAGCCTGTTCATGGCGTGGACTATCGGGGCCGGCTCCTCGGGGTCGACGCCGTTCGCGCCGGCGGTCGGGGCCAACGCAATCTCCGTGATGCGGGCCGGCTTCTTCGTCGGCATCCTGGGGCTGGCCGGGGCGGTGTTGCAGGGCGCGAACGTCACCGAGACGGTCGGCAGCGGACTGGTCCTCTTCCCCGACGGGGGCGGCCTGTCGGCGACCGCGGCCATCATCGCACTGGTGATGGCGGCGGTCCTCGTCGCCGTCGGCATCTTCACCGGCTACCCCATCGCGACGGCGTTCACCGTCACCGGCGCGGTCGTCGGCGTCGGCCTGGCGATGGGCGGACAGCCCGCGACCGCACAGTACGTCGAGATCCTCGCGCTGTGGGTCGCCGTCCCGTTCGTCGGCGGCGGCATCGCGTTCGCGACGGCGTGGTCGCTGCGCCACGAGTCGGTCGACGAGGCGGTGCTGGTGCCGCTGCTGGCCGGTGTGGTCGCAGCCATCCTCGCGAACGTCAAGTTCGTCCTGCTGGCCCCCGGGGACGAGCAGGCCTCGCTCGCCCGCGCCGTCGCCGACGCCGCCGGCACGCCCGTCCTGACGACGACGGTGGCCGTCACGGCGGTCTTCGCCCTGACCGGGACCGCGCTGCTGTACCGGGACGTGCGGGCGGACGAGGACGCGGGGCAGCGGCACTTCCTGCTGGTGTTGGGCGGCCTGGTCGCCTTCTCCGCCGGCGGCAGTCAGGTCGGGCTGGCGCTCGGTCCGTTGCTCCCGCTGCTGGACACCGGCCCGGCCGCCGGCGTCCCGCTGGTGGGTGTCCTCCTGTTCGGCGGGATCGGCCTGTTGGTCGGTTCCTGGACCGGCGCGCCGCGGATGATCAAGGCGCTGGCACAGGACTACTCCTCGCTCGGGCCGCGCCGCTCGATCGCGGCGCTCATCCCGAGTTTCGTCATCGCCCAGACGGCCGTGTTCTTCGGCATCCCCGTCTCGTTCAACGAGATCATCGTCTCGGCGATCGTCGGCTCCGGCGCGGCCGCCGGCGACGGCGAGGTGAGCCGCGGGAAGATGGGGAAGACGGTGCTGGCCTGGGTCGGGTCGCTGGCGCTCGCGTTCGCCGTCAGCTACGGGGCCTTCGTCGCCGTGGCGGCGCTGCGGTGA
- a CDS encoding MFS transporter, with product MLATLSVAWATLQFGRFLLPPLLPAIIADLGMTTLTAGVALGGLQAVYALTQFPSGRLSDRFTRPSLVVPGLVALAGAFLLLSAATTMWLFVAATVLVGVGKGLFAVPSRAQLSDLFVEKRGRALGLYAAGTDLGGLFAAVGGVVVTGSGALLALPGVDLRPPALGWRDPFAPVAVVLALVAVAYVAWNRDPYRLGRTDVELVATLRRLATTRAQRDALVAFALFYFVVGAWVNFLPTYLTRAKGFSEPVAAGLFAVVFVVGLVVKPVAGLASDRVPRRAVAGAGLLFGVGALAGVVLAASVALVAAAIAVYAVGYKTVFPVADALLLDAAPDENVGGDLGAARAVFIGVGALGPVYMGLLADLASFEVAFLGLGACLLAAAALLLRGLWDA from the coding sequence ATGCTGGCGACGCTCAGCGTCGCGTGGGCGACCCTGCAGTTCGGGCGGTTCCTGCTGCCGCCGCTGTTGCCGGCCATCATCGCCGACCTCGGGATGACGACGCTGACCGCCGGCGTCGCCCTCGGGGGGCTGCAGGCCGTCTACGCGCTCACGCAGTTCCCCAGCGGGCGGCTCTCGGACCGGTTCACGCGGCCGTCGCTCGTCGTCCCGGGACTGGTCGCGCTGGCCGGTGCCTTCCTGTTGCTGTCGGCGGCGACGACGATGTGGCTGTTCGTCGCGGCGACGGTACTGGTCGGCGTCGGGAAGGGACTGTTCGCCGTCCCCTCGCGGGCGCAGCTGTCGGACCTGTTCGTCGAGAAGCGCGGCCGGGCGCTGGGGCTGTACGCCGCCGGGACGGACCTCGGCGGGCTGTTCGCCGCGGTCGGCGGCGTCGTGGTGACGGGCAGCGGCGCGCTGCTGGCGCTCCCCGGGGTCGACCTGAGGCCGCCGGCGCTGGGCTGGCGCGACCCGTTCGCGCCCGTCGCCGTCGTGCTGGCGCTGGTCGCCGTCGCCTACGTCGCGTGGAACCGCGACCCCTACCGGCTCGGCCGGACGGACGTGGAGCTGGTCGCGACGCTCCGCCGGCTGGCGACCACCCGCGCCCAGCGGGACGCGCTGGTCGCGTTCGCGCTGTTCTACTTCGTCGTCGGCGCGTGGGTGAACTTCCTGCCGACCTACCTCACGCGGGCAAAGGGGTTCTCCGAGCCGGTGGCCGCCGGGCTGTTCGCCGTCGTCTTCGTCGTCGGGCTCGTCGTCAAGCCCGTCGCCGGCCTCGCCTCCGACCGGGTACCCCGCAGAGCGGTCGCCGGTGCGGGCCTGCTGTTCGGCGTCGGCGCGCTGGCGGGGGTCGTCCTCGCGGCGTCGGTGGCGCTGGTCGCCGCGGCCATCGCCGTCTACGCCGTCGGCTACAAGACCGTCTTCCCCGTCGCCGACGCGCTCCTGTTGGACGCCGCCCCCGACGAGAACGTCGGCGGCGACCTCGGGGCCGCCCGGGCCGTCTTCATCGGCGTCGGCGCGCTCGGTCCCGTCTACATGGGTCTGCTCGCCGACCTCGCGAGCTTCGAGGTCGCCTTCCTCGGCCTCGGGGCCTGTCTGCTCGCCGCGGCGGCGCTGTTGCTCCGGGGACTGTGGGACGCGTGA